In Flagellatimonas centrodinii, a single window of DNA contains:
- a CDS encoding TonB-dependent receptor domain-containing protein: MSRTPRRQPARRALWAIIAGIGWAVSPVVMAQDGAMEADATAFTLSQTQAYQIDAGSDLGSALDAVASLNDLQIAYSSDLVDGRTAPALQGEYTLQQALDALLAGSGLEAAMVGDNALVVRRIAPPPTTQSAPAPTDVASARRAGVEEIIVTGQKKAERLQDVPIAISAFSMEQLDAQKIEGGFDLLKGVPNVTFSKTNFTGYNFQIRGIGTQAVSATTDPGVAVSMNNTTLIVNRLFEQEYLDIERVEVLRGPQGTLFGRNATSGVINVITNKPEMGVWAADLKMEIGNYQAQRLRGHVNVPIGDEVAVRAAYALTKRDGFGFNEFDGSDVDNRDLWTGRLSLGWQPSDRFRANLIWERFEEDDERVRTSKQLCHYDPGPVDIDFTGFNPFFLAAFSQGCAAGSLYDRGEPGLEPDDPAGAAHGAYGTPNGASLPFVSGLFIGPLFGGTLFNSFSLGGNPYVPPNNFVWPGTVPEWAGEAPCAAEAQFEFVTPINLCNPDPYRLRGQSRDLRTISSALKPVYQARADVVEFSFDFDWTDALLFSSQTVYVEDELFTTQDYNRFQSFPIFNDANNACGANPPFPGFPLLFVDCSAEARGGYPGASVLAGGEFCDPQLGCSNLLIAQDISQSTSTQYNQEFRLVSSFSGDWNFSLGANFTRFKTKNDYFVFANALTLLSHFFPFNYDSHQPPASGCNFDGTRCISVDPKPLQEVARNPEGHNFFLSANPYELTSSGLFGEAYWQATDTVKVTAGLRMTWDRKVFTPLPSQLLLFDYRELAVIKEGDGPEACLQTGSADAALCRVAGNAPGGIGFVASPDIVQEWREPTGRIVVDWKPFLSFTDETLVYASYSRGYKGGGANPPTIAPPAGLFNQLNSGGVVAPLVFQPEYVNAFELGTKNMLFGGGLILNAAAFFYDYTGYQVSKIVDRSAANENFDAQVWGLELESVVAPSVNLQFNAAIGFLQTRIADGEQSLDLMDRTDGGNRSFSFDEPLTIEYTNDDGDRVIDSYTTIDEWLVAKPFVTNSSNCVVPKIIVEHIAAVVDPVQSGGLLSLCPGGGPTGQGLGPDGLDQYGPNNARTIIRYDYRTMAPNSAQGFVKDLGGNELPNAPQFTVALGAQYSFDIVRDWRATARVDHYWQDESYARVYNTEYDRLRAWTNTNFSFWVSSDRIGLTLEGYVKNAFDESPITGTFLNSDDSGLTTNVFTLDPRLVGLSIRKEF, encoded by the coding sequence ATGAGTCGAACGCCACGCCGGCAACCGGCGCGCCGCGCCCTATGGGCCATCATTGCAGGCATCGGGTGGGCGGTCAGCCCCGTTGTCATGGCACAGGATGGCGCAATGGAAGCGGACGCCACCGCCTTCACCCTGTCGCAGACGCAGGCCTACCAGATCGACGCCGGCAGTGATCTCGGCAGCGCACTGGATGCGGTCGCCAGCCTCAACGACCTGCAGATCGCCTATTCCAGTGATCTTGTCGACGGCCGCACCGCACCCGCGCTGCAGGGCGAGTACACCTTGCAGCAGGCGCTGGATGCACTCCTCGCCGGCTCCGGCCTGGAAGCCGCCATGGTCGGCGACAACGCCCTCGTGGTGCGTCGCATCGCACCGCCCCCCACCACCCAAAGCGCGCCCGCGCCGACCGATGTCGCCAGTGCCCGCCGCGCGGGCGTGGAGGAAATCATCGTCACCGGCCAGAAGAAGGCCGAGCGGCTGCAGGATGTGCCGATTGCCATCAGCGCCTTCTCCATGGAACAGCTCGATGCGCAGAAAATTGAAGGCGGTTTCGATCTGCTGAAAGGCGTGCCCAACGTCACCTTCAGCAAAACCAACTTCACCGGCTACAACTTCCAGATTCGCGGTATCGGCACCCAGGCGGTGTCGGCCACCACCGATCCCGGTGTCGCGGTGAGCATGAACAACACCACGCTGATCGTGAACCGCCTGTTCGAGCAGGAGTATCTCGACATCGAGCGGGTGGAAGTGCTGCGCGGCCCCCAGGGCACCCTGTTCGGGCGCAACGCCACCTCGGGTGTGATCAACGTCATCACCAACAAGCCGGAAATGGGCGTCTGGGCCGCCGATCTGAAAATGGAAATCGGCAACTACCAGGCGCAGCGCCTGCGCGGCCATGTCAACGTGCCCATCGGCGATGAAGTGGCGGTGCGCGCCGCCTACGCCCTCACCAAGCGCGATGGCTTTGGCTTCAACGAATTTGACGGCAGCGATGTCGACAACCGCGATCTCTGGACCGGCCGTCTGTCCCTGGGCTGGCAGCCCAGCGACCGCTTTCGCGCCAACCTGATCTGGGAGCGCTTCGAGGAGGACGACGAGCGCGTCCGCACCTCCAAGCAGCTGTGTCACTACGACCCTGGCCCGGTGGACATCGACTTTACCGGCTTCAACCCCTTCTTCCTGGCCGCCTTCTCCCAGGGCTGTGCCGCCGGCTCGCTGTATGACCGCGGCGAGCCCGGGCTGGAGCCCGATGATCCGGCCGGTGCCGCCCATGGCGCTTACGGCACCCCCAACGGCGCCTCGCTGCCCTTCGTCAGTGGCCTGTTTATCGGCCCGCTGTTCGGTGGGACGCTGTTCAACAGCTTCTCACTGGGCGGTAATCCCTATGTGCCCCCCAACAACTTTGTCTGGCCGGGCACCGTGCCGGAATGGGCGGGCGAAGCGCCTTGCGCCGCGGAGGCACAGTTTGAATTCGTCACGCCAATCAATCTCTGCAACCCCGATCCCTATCGCCTGCGCGGGCAGTCGCGGGATCTGCGCACCATCTCCTCGGCATTGAAGCCGGTCTACCAGGCGCGTGCCGATGTGGTGGAGTTCAGCTTTGATTTCGACTGGACCGATGCGCTGCTGTTCTCCTCACAAACCGTCTATGTCGAGGACGAGCTGTTCACCACCCAGGACTACAACCGCTTCCAGTCCTTCCCCATCTTCAACGATGCCAACAACGCCTGTGGTGCCAACCCGCCGTTCCCGGGGTTTCCGCTGTTGTTCGTTGACTGCAGCGCCGAGGCGCGCGGCGGGTATCCGGGTGCCTCGGTGCTGGCCGGCGGCGAGTTCTGTGATCCGCAGTTGGGCTGCTCCAATCTGCTGATCGCCCAGGACATCTCGCAAAGCACCAGCACCCAGTACAACCAGGAGTTTCGCCTGGTGTCGAGCTTCTCGGGTGACTGGAACTTCAGCCTTGGCGCCAATTTCACCCGCTTCAAAACCAAGAACGACTATTTCGTCTTTGCCAACGCACTGACCCTGCTCAGCCACTTCTTTCCCTTCAATTACGACAGTCATCAGCCGCCCGCCAGCGGGTGCAATTTCGACGGCACGCGCTGTATTTCGGTGGACCCCAAGCCGCTGCAGGAAGTGGCACGCAACCCGGAGGGCCACAACTTCTTCCTCAGCGCCAACCCCTATGAGCTGACCTCCAGCGGCCTGTTCGGCGAGGCCTACTGGCAGGCCACCGACACCGTCAAGGTGACCGCCGGCCTGCGCATGACCTGGGACCGCAAGGTCTTCACCCCGCTGCCCAGCCAGCTGCTGCTGTTCGATTATCGCGAGCTGGCGGTCATCAAGGAGGGCGATGGCCCCGAGGCCTGCCTGCAAACGGGAAGTGCCGACGCCGCCCTGTGCCGGGTGGCCGGCAATGCGCCGGGCGGTATTGGCTTTGTGGCAAGCCCGGACATCGTCCAGGAGTGGCGCGAACCCACCGGTCGCATCGTGGTGGACTGGAAGCCCTTCCTCTCATTCACTGACGAGACCCTGGTGTACGCCTCCTACTCGCGCGGCTACAAGGGCGGTGGCGCCAACCCGCCCACCATCGCGCCACCGGCCGGCCTGTTCAATCAATTGAACAGCGGCGGCGTGGTGGCACCGCTGGTGTTCCAGCCCGAGTACGTCAACGCCTTTGAGCTGGGCACCAAGAACATGCTGTTCGGTGGCGGGCTCATCCTCAACGCCGCGGCCTTCTTCTATGACTACACCGGCTACCAGGTCTCCAAGATTGTTGACCGCTCGGCCGCCAACGAGAACTTCGATGCCCAGGTCTGGGGCCTGGAGCTGGAGTCCGTCGTCGCACCCTCGGTGAACCTGCAGTTCAACGCCGCCATCGGCTTTCTGCAGACCCGCATCGCCGACGGCGAGCAGTCATTGGATTTGATGGACCGCACCGACGGCGGCAACCGCAGCTTCAGCTTCGATGAGCCGCTCACCATCGAGTACACCAATGACGACGGCGACCGGGTGATCGACAGCTACACCACCATCGACGAGTGGCTGGTGGCCAAGCCCTTTGTCACCAACAGCTCCAACTGTGTGGTGCCGAAAATCATTGTCGAGCACATCGCCGCCGTGGTCGATCCGGTTCAGTCCGGTGGCCTGTTGTCGCTGTGCCCCGGGGGCGGACCCACCGGGCAAGGACTGGGGCCGGACGGACTCGATCAGTATGGACCCAACAATGCCCGCACCATTATCCGTTACGACTACCGCACCATGGCGCCCAACAGCGCCCAGGGCTTCGTCAAGGACCTGGGCGGTAACGAGCTGCCCAATGCCCCGCAGTTCACGGTGGCCCTGGGCGCGCAGTACAGCTTTGACATCGTCCGTGACTGGCGCGCCACCGCGCGGGTGGACCACTACTGGCAGGACGAGTCCTATGCCCGGGTCTACAACACCGAGTACGACCGCCTGCGCGCCTGGACCAATACCAACTTCTCGTTCTGGGTCAGCAGTGACCGCATCGGGCTGACGCTGGAGGGCTATGTCAAAAACGCCTTTGATGAATCCCCCATCACCGGCACCTTCCTCAACTCCGACGACAGTGGTTTGACCACCAATGTGTTCACGCTCGACCCGCGCCTGGTCGGCCTCAGCATCCGCAAGGAGTTCTGA
- a CDS encoding DUF4926 domain-containing protein has translation MAVKVKLPNGKDEPHMLDSVALLEDLPEHGLVHGQVGTIVEALEGAYEVEFADTQGRAYAEVALRKQQFLVLRHEPIQAA, from the coding sequence ATGGCCGTCAAAGTGAAGCTACCGAACGGAAAGGACGAACCCCACATGCTGGATAGCGTCGCCCTCCTTGAGGACCTGCCGGAACATGGCCTGGTACACGGTCAGGTGGGTACGATCGTCGAAGCGCTTGAGGGTGCCTACGAGGTCGAGTTCGCTGACACCCAGGGCCGTGCATATGCCGAGGTGGCGTTGCGGAAGCAGCAGTTCCTGGTGTTGCGGCATGAGCCCATACAGGCCGCGTAA
- a CDS encoding Fic family protein codes for MLAAVLEVCAWAHAEWVRIHPFANGNGRSARLWANGIAMRYNLPPFVRLRPRPDAGYAAAGAQAMRGNWQPTVTVFRRLFRRFVAALSERS; via the coding sequence ATGCTTGCTGCTGTTCTCGAAGTCTGTGCCTGGGCGCATGCGGAATGGGTACGTATCCACCCGTTTGCCAACGGCAACGGTCGCTCGGCGCGTCTTTGGGCCAATGGCATTGCGATGCGTTACAACCTGCCCCCCTTTGTCCGGCTGCGCCCGAGGCCGGATGCTGGATACGCTGCGGCTGGCGCGCAAGCCATGCGTGGGAACTGGCAACCAACCGTTACTGTATTCCGGCGACTTTTCCGCAGATTCGTCGCCGCATTGTCGGAACGATCCTGA
- a CDS encoding ribbon-helix-helix domain-containing protein → MSEAVSTVEIDAEVSAALVRLSGVLHRPVQQLASEAVKAYLVRREIALAPISAADLSTLEAYRQSDPDFEHAIAAFVDAEATFADPIEGQRTVAKEGPVQAEIHKLLNG, encoded by the coding sequence ATGAGCGAAGCAGTTTCAACCGTCGAGATCGATGCAGAAGTCAGCGCGGCGCTGGTGCGGTTGAGTGGTGTCCTGCATCGTCCCGTACAACAGTTGGCCAGTGAGGCGGTGAAGGCCTACCTTGTCCGCCGTGAAATTGCGCTGGCGCCCATTTCGGCCGCCGACCTTTCTACGCTTGAGGCCTATCGGCAATCCGATCCGGACTTTGAGCATGCCATCGCTGCTTTCGTCGACGCTGAAGCGACCTTTGCAGATCCGATCGAAGGGCAGCGTACCGTAGCAAAAGAAGGTCCGGTCCAAGCCGAGATTCACAAGCTGTTGAATGGCTGA
- a CDS encoding HepT-like ribonuclease domain-containing protein, whose amino-acid sequence MQRQPDVYIELALQALRRLPRFLQGYDLQTYLDDELRQSAVERKLEIAGDALGQLRKHAPELFSQIPDGDLIVAFRNVLAHGYAALDHRRVYEAATTKAPELMTVLEQLLRDLPEG is encoded by the coding sequence ATGCAGCGTCAACCTGACGTTTACATTGAGTTGGCGCTCCAGGCGTTGCGCCGACTTCCGCGTTTTCTGCAGGGCTACGACCTGCAGACGTATCTGGACGATGAACTGCGGCAGTCCGCAGTGGAGCGAAAGCTCGAAATCGCCGGCGATGCGCTAGGCCAACTCAGAAAGCACGCTCCCGAACTATTTAGCCAGATTCCTGATGGCGACCTCATCGTGGCGTTCAGAAACGTACTGGCCCACGGTTATGCGGCCCTCGATCATCGTCGAGTATACGAAGCGGCGACGACCAAGGCGCCCGAGTTGATGACGGTGCTTGAGCAGCTTCTCCGAGACCTCCCCGAAGGGTAA
- a CDS encoding nucleotidyltransferase family protein — translation MNALLTNHEQDIIALCREFHVGRLDVFGSVLREDFGPDSDIDVVAEFGPVATGGLARQYFGFKQGMEQLLGRPVDVIELSAMQDSRLKRLIEKSRVNVYAAST, via the coding sequence ATGAACGCTCTGCTGACAAACCACGAGCAAGACATCATCGCGCTGTGCCGCGAGTTTCACGTTGGGCGTCTGGACGTATTCGGTTCGGTATTGCGGGAAGATTTCGGGCCAGATAGCGACATTGACGTTGTCGCCGAGTTCGGGCCTGTGGCCACGGGAGGCCTGGCGCGCCAATATTTCGGCTTCAAGCAAGGCATGGAGCAACTGTTGGGCCGCCCCGTCGACGTGATTGAGCTGTCGGCAATGCAAGACTCCCGCCTCAAACGCCTCATCGAGAAGAGCCGCGTAAACGTTTATGCAGCGTCAACCTGA
- a CDS encoding RNA polymerase sigma factor, whose amino-acid sequence MGNGSDIAAGRLAGGEERRSFELFLQEHRVAVLNFLRSRVPCEADAQDATQESFIRLMRYAEAQPPSAWKPLLFRIAINVAHDQARMSATRQGTGLVPLDSEELVSDEPPQEQLVSQQQELAMIHKVIMRLPPKCRQVYLLHRLRGLSYAEIATYCGISRKTVEQHMARAFTDLREARQRRLEG is encoded by the coding sequence GTGGGCAATGGTTCGGATATCGCGGCAGGGCGGCTGGCGGGCGGCGAAGAGCGTCGCAGCTTCGAGCTGTTCCTGCAGGAACACCGGGTGGCGGTGCTCAACTTCCTTCGCAGCCGCGTGCCGTGTGAAGCCGATGCGCAGGATGCGACGCAGGAAAGTTTCATCCGCCTGATGCGCTATGCGGAGGCGCAGCCGCCGTCGGCGTGGAAGCCGCTGCTGTTCCGCATCGCCATCAACGTGGCACACGATCAGGCGCGCATGTCGGCGACCCGTCAGGGTACGGGGCTGGTGCCGTTGGACAGCGAGGAGCTGGTGTCCGACGAGCCGCCACAGGAACAACTGGTCTCGCAACAGCAGGAGCTGGCGATGATCCACAAGGTGATCATGCGACTTCCCCCCAAATGTCGGCAGGTGTATCTGCTGCACCGCCTGCGCGGCCTGAGCTACGCGGAGATCGCCACCTATTGCGGTATTTCCCGCAAGACGGTGGAACAGCACATGGCGCGCGCCTTCACCGACCTGCGCGAAGCGCGGCAGCGGAGACTGGAAGGATGA
- a CDS encoding FecR family protein, with amino-acid sequence MMHSSASHTSHGEALPTTAEAWMARLLSEDCTALERQAFERWRAAHPDHAAAYRDLEALWQQSTGLAALPDIDALIGPPVTVSRRRRWRVPLAAAAALLVAVAVGLLQPWVPLPLGERVATATGEVQRMTLPDGSTVLLDAQTVLRVRYSDAVRGLVLVRGQAQFDVQPDAGRPFEVRAENGTVRALGTSFQVRVDPQDVTVTLLEGKVAVAVTGLLGRREETLLAGEQVRYALAPQPRVPKASADLEVAEAWPRGDLVFKGWRLDRLVAEMNRHSDTKVRIDDDAMSALTLSGRFHAGDYQTMLRVLQSEWPVLAERVADDTILLSRRH; translated from the coding sequence ATGATGCACTCGTCCGCTTCCCACACGTCCCATGGTGAGGCACTGCCAACCACGGCCGAAGCCTGGATGGCGCGGCTGCTGTCGGAGGACTGCACCGCGCTGGAACGGCAGGCTTTCGAGCGCTGGCGCGCGGCGCACCCGGACCATGCGGCGGCCTATCGCGATCTGGAAGCCCTGTGGCAACAGTCGACCGGGCTGGCAGCGCTGCCGGATATCGATGCCCTGATCGGGCCGCCGGTGACGGTATCGCGCCGACGTCGATGGCGGGTGCCCCTGGCGGCGGCGGCGGCGCTGCTGGTGGCAGTGGCGGTGGGGCTGCTGCAACCCTGGGTGCCGCTACCGCTGGGTGAGCGCGTGGCCACGGCCACCGGCGAGGTCCAGCGGATGACCCTGCCCGACGGCTCCACGGTGCTGCTGGATGCACAGACGGTGTTGCGGGTCCGCTACAGCGACGCGGTCCGGGGCCTGGTGCTGGTACGTGGTCAGGCGCAGTTCGATGTGCAGCCCGATGCCGGTCGGCCCTTCGAGGTCCGCGCCGAGAACGGAACGGTGCGAGCGCTGGGCACCTCGTTCCAGGTCCGGGTCGACCCGCAGGATGTCACCGTGACCCTGTTGGAAGGCAAGGTGGCGGTGGCCGTGACCGGCTTGCTGGGTCGTCGGGAGGAAACGCTGTTGGCCGGCGAGCAGGTTCGATACGCGCTGGCACCCCAGCCCCGGGTGCCAAAGGCATCCGCCGACCTGGAGGTCGCCGAGGCGTGGCCACGCGGCGATCTGGTGTTCAAGGGCTGGCGGCTGGACCGACTGGTGGCGGAGATGAACCGCCACAGCGATACCAAGGTGCGGATCGACGACGATGCCATGTCGGCGCTGACCCTCAGCGGTCGCTTCCACGCCGGCGACTATCAGACCATGCTGCGCGTGCTGCAAAGCGAGTGGCCGGTCCTTGCCGAGCGGGTGGCGGACGACACCATCCTGCTGTCCCGCCGCCACTGA
- a CDS encoding DUF6868 family protein has product MTLETLSDFLLACMAVNYGLLLVWFGAIVGFGDAIHRLHGRWFRLTPTEFDAIHYRGMATFKIGVMLFNLAPWLALKMV; this is encoded by the coding sequence ATGACCCTCGAAACGCTTTCCGATTTCCTGTTGGCCTGCATGGCCGTCAACTATGGGCTGCTACTGGTCTGGTTCGGCGCCATCGTCGGCTTTGGCGATGCCATCCATCGGCTGCACGGCCGCTGGTTCCGGCTGACGCCGACCGAGTTCGACGCGATTCACTACCGTGGCATGGCGACGTTCAAGATCGGGGTGATGCTGTTCAACTTGGCACCGTGGCTGGCCCTGAAGATGGTGTAG
- a CDS encoding alpha/beta hydrolase family protein encodes MFRYSLALTGLLLTTSALAVPEGPAPNTAAWFEREAANYARTLEAPLEQVTTPGFLAVWQGTSTLNIASLLARNLEDPSWLIAGVTPVETLLSLPLSPALLQALVDDLLADPQGLITPNLNTPLTPLCTSWSQPCSGDPTRYPHVPGPNGTTFYGEEADVSPVVFYDAGCARISGRVWAPRGAPGRLPGVVIENGSIQAPEPLYWWFAQALVRAGYVVLTFDPRGQGRSDQQTPTFEQGSNINSAVFFDGLVDAVDFFRSSPTLPYGQNLQCAGTYPTAVAAHNPFHDRIDPTRLGLAGHSLGASGVSTVAGYPGDRFQFPAADGSNPVDVIVAWDSLRADPDFPPRVPAMGQTSEYGIGGVAFLTPPDPDEHLNAFKAYQAAGVPVSQFTIQGSTHFEWSQIPVFPSSSWCADLSSGSCAGGWGQPMAEHYSLAWMDRWLKRSGEPGHADADARLLADADWCERYSFHFRSARDFPLREGGSATNGDVRAACLAAKEQGLPSITDGGGGLGLLSLWVLLLAGAGRAWPGRGPRRGRQ; translated from the coding sequence ATGTTTCGATATTCCCTGGCCCTGACAGGCCTGTTGCTGACGACGTCGGCCCTGGCCGTCCCCGAGGGCCCGGCGCCCAACACCGCCGCGTGGTTCGAGCGCGAGGCGGCCAACTACGCGCGCACGCTGGAAGCACCACTGGAACAGGTCACCACCCCCGGCTTTCTGGCGGTGTGGCAGGGCACCAGCACGCTCAACATCGCCAGCCTGCTGGCGCGCAACCTGGAAGACCCGAGCTGGCTGATCGCCGGCGTCACGCCGGTGGAGACGCTGCTGTCGCTGCCGCTGTCCCCGGCATTGCTGCAGGCACTGGTGGATGACCTGCTGGCCGACCCGCAGGGGCTGATCACGCCGAATCTGAATACGCCGCTGACGCCGCTGTGTACGTCCTGGTCGCAGCCCTGCAGCGGCGACCCCACCCGCTATCCGCATGTGCCGGGGCCGAACGGCACCACCTTCTATGGCGAGGAAGCCGATGTGTCGCCGGTGGTGTTCTATGACGCCGGCTGCGCCCGCATCTCCGGCCGGGTGTGGGCGCCACGGGGCGCCCCCGGTCGTCTGCCGGGGGTGGTGATCGAGAACGGCTCGATCCAGGCACCGGAACCGCTGTACTGGTGGTTTGCGCAGGCGCTGGTGCGCGCCGGTTATGTGGTGCTTACCTTCGACCCGCGCGGCCAGGGACGTTCGGATCAGCAGACGCCCACGTTCGAACAGGGCAGCAACATCAATTCCGCGGTGTTCTTCGATGGCCTGGTCGACGCGGTGGATTTCTTCCGCTCGTCCCCGACCCTGCCCTACGGCCAGAACCTGCAGTGCGCCGGCACCTACCCGACTGCGGTGGCGGCACATAACCCGTTCCACGACCGCATCGATCCCACGCGCCTCGGCTTGGCAGGGCATTCACTGGGGGCCTCGGGCGTCTCTACGGTGGCCGGCTATCCGGGTGATCGCTTCCAGTTTCCGGCGGCCGACGGCAGCAATCCGGTGGACGTGATCGTGGCCTGGGACAGCCTGCGTGCCGACCCCGACTTCCCCCCGCGGGTGCCGGCCATGGGCCAAACCAGCGAATACGGCATCGGCGGCGTCGCCTTCCTCACGCCGCCCGACCCGGATGAGCACCTCAACGCTTTCAAGGCCTATCAGGCGGCGGGCGTTCCGGTATCGCAGTTCACCATCCAGGGCAGCACCCACTTCGAGTGGAGCCAGATTCCGGTGTTTCCCTCCAGCTCGTGGTGTGCCGACCTCAGCAGCGGGTCCTGCGCCGGCGGCTGGGGCCAGCCGATGGCCGAACACTACTCGCTGGCCTGGATGGACCGCTGGCTGAAGCGGTCGGGTGAGCCCGGCCATGCCGATGCCGATGCCCGGCTACTGGCCGATGCCGACTGGTGCGAGCGCTACAGCTTCCACTTCCGCTCGGCACGCGACTTTCCGCTGCGGGAGGGTGGCAGCGCCACCAACGGCGACGTGCGTGCCGCCTGCCTGGCGGCCAAGGAGCAGGGGCTGCCGTCGATTACCGATGGCGGGGGTGGCCTGGGTCTGCTGAGCCTGTGGGTGCTGCTGCTGGCCGGCGCGGGTCGGGCGTGGCCCGGTCGAGGCCCCAGGCGAGGGCGCCAGTGA
- a CDS encoding ATP-binding protein, with protein sequence MSLPAALPADDVAALCMAVTPLRPEMTIDAAAERLLASENAGLLCLPVVRDEVVIGTLSRHALNGVFLRRFGRELYGSRPVTSLMNTEPLMVPLDMPLEQAAAQVSARIGSPLTEDFAITADGRYRGMGVVLDLLAAIRARADASAAQLARAFTELKQSQAALVQSEKMASLGQMVAGVAHEINTPLGYVRNNVEMVQGVFGELADAVRQMDALGRMFADPGVDETDLGAQIGTVSALAADLAGSGVVEDARALFDDTLFGVDQIRDLVVNLRNFSRLDQSRLAEVSLNDCLDQTLMIANNVIKGRLEVVKRYADAPVVSCSPSQINQVLLNLITNAAQAVPEVGGKLLLKTEVEPDWVHVSVQDNGKGIAPEHLEKIFDPFFTTKPVGQGTGLGLSISFQIVDAHGGRLQVASKPGIGTRFVLSLPRRATITPSERVAA encoded by the coding sequence ATGTCGCTCCCTGCCGCCCTTCCTGCTGACGACGTCGCCGCGCTGTGCATGGCGGTGACCCCGCTGCGCCCGGAGATGACCATCGACGCCGCCGCCGAGCGGCTGCTGGCCAGCGAGAACGCGGGCCTGCTGTGCCTGCCGGTGGTACGCGACGAGGTGGTGATCGGCACCCTCAGCCGTCACGCACTCAATGGCGTGTTCCTGCGGCGCTTCGGGCGCGAGCTGTACGGCAGCCGGCCGGTGACATCGTTGATGAATACCGAGCCGCTGATGGTGCCGCTGGACATGCCGTTGGAGCAGGCCGCCGCACAGGTCAGCGCCCGTATCGGCTCCCCGCTGACCGAGGATTTCGCCATCACCGCCGATGGACGCTATCGCGGCATGGGGGTGGTGCTCGATCTGCTCGCCGCCATCCGCGCCCGCGCCGACGCCAGCGCGGCGCAACTGGCACGGGCGTTCACCGAGCTCAAGCAATCGCAGGCGGCGCTGGTGCAAAGCGAAAAGATGGCCTCGCTGGGGCAGATGGTGGCCGGCGTCGCCCACGAGATCAACACGCCGCTGGGCTATGTGCGCAACAACGTCGAGATGGTACAGGGGGTATTCGGCGAGCTGGCCGACGCGGTGCGGCAGATGGATGCCCTCGGGCGCATGTTTGCCGACCCGGGGGTGGACGAGACCGATCTCGGCGCGCAGATCGGCACGGTGTCGGCCCTGGCCGCCGACCTCGCCGGCAGCGGCGTGGTGGAGGATGCCCGCGCACTGTTCGACGACACCCTGTTCGGCGTCGACCAGATCCGCGACCTGGTGGTCAACCTGCGCAATTTCTCGCGACTGGACCAGTCGCGCCTGGCCGAGGTGTCACTGAATGACTGTCTCGACCAGACCCTGATGATCGCCAACAACGTGATCAAGGGTCGGCTGGAGGTCGTCAAGCGTTATGCCGATGCGCCGGTGGTGAGCTGCTCGCCGTCGCAGATCAACCAGGTGCTGCTCAACCTCATCACCAATGCCGCCCAGGCAGTGCCCGAGGTGGGCGGCAAGCTGTTGCTGAAGACCGAGGTCGAGCCGGACTGGGTGCATGTCAGCGTGCAGGACAACGGCAAGGGCATCGCCCCGGAGCACCTCGAGAAGATTTTCGATCCCTTCTTCACCACCAAGCCGGTCGGCCAGGGCACTGGCCTCGGGTTGTCGATCAGCTTCCAGATCGTCGACGCCCATGGCGGCCGTCTGCAGGTGGCGTCGAAGCCGGGCATCGGCACCCGCTTCGTGCTCAGCCTGCCCCGGCGCGCCACCATCACGCCGTCGGAGCGCGTTGCCGCATGA